One region of Natronorubrum aibiense genomic DNA includes:
- a CDS encoding 4Fe-4S ferredoxin N-terminal domain-containing protein, with protein MTFDDETRGDGDTFHPLGEAWQENLEDALEDTEYDAKLGLEMAKDAMRVTEGELSEEAFYDRYHEDVMAEFGEDERPVERPDDDGRLENTLSKFGLDEESRRDVMKKMGGAGAVGLGAWGTAAGGGNGDGPDDPQPAVQDEHGREDPGEGVQWGMALDLEYCDGCLSCVVACAEEHNWDQGANWMYILDYEDDTTSEEFTNRLIRPCQHCTDAPCEKVCPTTARHTRDSDGLVLTDYGVCIGCRYCQVACPYGVNYFQWEEPTVSEDEIDDEHIYDERDRPVNSRGPRGVMEKCTFCATRQDGTQGPELVGRTACEDACPPEVIQFGDMNNPNSDPQQYIDNTAKSRSIVRLEAQLPATEDVESALGGGSTDLESVVNDVEDLDEETIALLKAVEILADEDQPENEQNNTLIEQETAIVDLVGVLQEQGLDLKSEDVLVQLDLAEEPGEGEEFAGPSENLAQTRLEEFAGTPHSRFKLLEDIGTNPNVVYLGNQPGPNAHQVEGPVSYDQVGQTDNRKDVLDQGTVGLDF; from the coding sequence GTGACGTTCGACGACGAAACGCGTGGCGACGGAGACACGTTCCATCCACTCGGCGAGGCGTGGCAAGAGAATCTCGAGGACGCACTCGAGGACACCGAGTACGACGCGAAGTTGGGTCTCGAGATGGCCAAAGACGCCATGCGTGTTACGGAAGGGGAGCTCTCGGAGGAGGCCTTCTACGACCGGTATCACGAAGACGTCATGGCGGAGTTCGGCGAGGACGAACGACCAGTCGAGCGGCCCGACGACGACGGTCGCCTCGAGAACACCCTCTCGAAGTTCGGTCTCGACGAGGAGTCGCGTCGCGACGTCATGAAGAAGATGGGCGGTGCCGGTGCTGTCGGGCTCGGGGCCTGGGGAACGGCTGCGGGTGGAGGGAACGGAGACGGGCCGGACGACCCCCAGCCCGCCGTCCAGGACGAACACGGCAGGGAGGACCCGGGTGAGGGTGTCCAGTGGGGGATGGCACTCGACCTCGAGTACTGTGATGGCTGTCTCTCCTGTGTCGTCGCCTGTGCCGAAGAGCACAACTGGGATCAGGGCGCAAACTGGATGTACATCCTCGACTACGAGGACGACACGACGAGCGAGGAGTTCACCAATCGCCTTATCCGGCCGTGTCAACACTGCACGGACGCTCCCTGTGAGAAGGTGTGTCCGACGACGGCCCGCCACACTCGCGACTCGGACGGCCTCGTCCTGACCGACTACGGCGTCTGTATCGGCTGTCGGTACTGTCAGGTGGCCTGTCCGTACGGTGTCAACTACTTCCAGTGGGAGGAGCCGACCGTCTCGGAAGACGAAATCGACGACGAACACATCTACGACGAGCGCGACCGTCCGGTCAACAGCCGCGGGCCGCGAGGCGTCATGGAGAAGTGTACGTTCTGTGCGACTCGTCAGGACGGGACTCAGGGCCCGGAACTCGTCGGTCGAACTGCCTGCGAGGATGCCTGCCCGCCCGAGGTGATCCAGTTCGGCGACATGAACAATCCGAACAGCGATCCACAGCAGTACATCGACAACACCGCAAAGAGTCGGTCGATCGTTCGGCTCGAGGCCCAACTCCCCGCGACGGAGGACGTCGAGAGTGCGCTGGGCGGCGGTAGCACCGATCTGGAATCCGTCGTCAACGACGTCGAGGATTTAGACGAGGAAACGATCGCCCTGTTGAAAGCCGTCGAAATCCTCGCCGACGAAGACCAGCCCGAAAACGAGCAAAACAACACGCTCATCGAGCAGGAAACGGCGATCGTCGATCTAGTGGGTGTCCTCCAAGAGCAGGGACTGGACCTCAAGAGCGAGGACGTCCTCGTCCAACTCGACCTCGCCGAGGAGCCCGGTGAGGGCGAGGAGTTCGCGGGGCCAAGCGAGAACCTCGCCCAGACCCGACTCGAGGAGTTCGCTGGGACCCCACACTCGCGGTTCAAACTCCTCGAGGACATCGGCACGAATCCGAACGTCGTCTACCTCGGCAACCAGCCCGGGCCGAACGCCCATCAGGTCGAGGGGCCGGTCTCCTACGATCAGGTCGGGCAGACGGACAACCGAAAGGACGTGCTCGATCAAGGCACCGTCGGACTCGACTTCTGA
- a CDS encoding DUF5800 family protein, translating to MTTLAFDDDGVDVVYEGTEFRLERSLIEEATEKSYYDVTDHEVLKIVAEQPNLQGEPRRVGDILD from the coding sequence ATGACAACCCTCGCGTTCGACGACGACGGCGTCGACGTCGTCTACGAAGGCACCGAGTTCCGCCTCGAGCGCTCCCTCATCGAGGAAGCCACGGAGAAGTCCTACTACGATGTGACCGACCACGAAGTGCTGAAAATCGTCGCCGAGCAGCCGAACTTGCAAGGCGAGCCGCGACGGGTCGGCGACATTCTCGACTGA
- a CDS encoding polymer-forming cytoskeletal protein has protein sequence MAFSRDPLDELVVPDGTEAKEVDLVTDGDVFVGARSTVEFGVRGRNVLAGENVTFGGAIEAEGDCRLDMWCDVAENVLVGQDAYIGERVHVAGEMKVAGDLDIGDDVEIDEGFEANGWIVIRNPMPTIVFLFVYLKQLLLIGEDETAQQLVSELVDDEEQADVEPLVIPKNATVSDDAWRVSTPATIGDDCRLHGNVRAETIDVGTDTTIFGSLRARGDVTVGSGSRIHGDVTTRDGDVTIEEDARILGDVSCADLELGPNAEIDGTIRAGGEITMGTTEREQE, from the coding sequence GTGGCCTTCAGCAGGGATCCGCTCGACGAACTGGTCGTCCCCGACGGCACGGAAGCCAAGGAAGTCGATCTCGTAACCGACGGTGACGTCTTCGTCGGTGCCCGATCGACTGTCGAGTTCGGCGTCCGCGGTCGGAACGTACTCGCCGGCGAGAACGTCACGTTCGGCGGTGCGATCGAAGCCGAAGGTGATTGTCGACTCGACATGTGGTGTGACGTCGCCGAGAACGTCCTCGTCGGGCAAGACGCCTACATCGGCGAACGCGTCCACGTCGCCGGTGAGATGAAAGTCGCCGGCGATCTGGATATCGGCGACGACGTCGAGATCGACGAGGGATTCGAGGCGAACGGCTGGATCGTGATCCGAAATCCGATGCCCACGATCGTCTTCCTGTTCGTCTACCTCAAGCAGCTCCTGCTCATCGGCGAAGACGAAACCGCCCAGCAACTCGTCTCCGAACTCGTCGACGACGAGGAACAGGCGGACGTCGAACCACTCGTTATCCCGAAAAACGCGACGGTCAGCGACGACGCGTGGCGGGTTTCGACCCCTGCAACGATCGGCGACGACTGCCGACTCCACGGCAACGTCCGCGCCGAGACGATCGACGTCGGGACCGACACCACGATCTTCGGTAGCCTCCGGGCTCGAGGCGACGTTACTGTCGGCAGTGGGAGTCGAATCCACGGTGACGTTACCACCCGCGACGGCGACGTCACTATCGAGGAAGACGCCCGGATCCTCGGTGACGTTTCCTGTGCCGACCTTGAGCTCGGTCCGAACGCCGAAATCGACGGGACGATCCGTGCCGGCGGCGAGATCACGATGGGAACGACCGAACGCGAACAAGAGTGA
- a CDS encoding electron transfer flavoprotein subunit beta/FixA family protein yields MRSIALTKGVPDFSEGSVSFDEDGHLERGKTPTVMNPNDERALQAALQTKVRHGGHVSGMSMGPPGYSNVLQETMESVYTDDSYLLSDRELAASDTWATAITLSAGLETYRENVADIDLVFAGFKTADGETGQTGPQTCWAMDWPIVTHVLALDIDPEERTLRAKRLVEGNVDEIETVEAPLPCFVVTDPEFEPTYRKASHRLTRKRLRAETEARAADHDERLTVWDHTDLNLDPDYIGLDGSPTIVSSVDPIPKAPSEREATMVDPDDERGMEAVLGELQPYATGD; encoded by the coding sequence ATGCGATCGATCGCCCTGACCAAAGGAGTGCCGGATTTCTCGGAGGGATCGGTGTCGTTCGACGAAGATGGCCATCTCGAGCGAGGGAAGACACCGACAGTGATGAACCCGAACGACGAACGCGCGCTGCAGGCGGCCCTGCAGACGAAGGTTCGTCACGGCGGTCACGTCAGTGGAATGAGTATGGGACCGCCGGGGTACAGCAACGTCTTGCAAGAAACCATGGAATCGGTGTACACCGACGACAGCTACCTGCTCTCGGATCGGGAACTGGCCGCTTCGGACACGTGGGCGACGGCGATCACCCTCAGCGCTGGTCTCGAGACGTATCGTGAGAACGTCGCCGACATCGACCTGGTGTTCGCCGGGTTCAAGACGGCCGACGGCGAGACCGGGCAGACGGGACCCCAGACTTGCTGGGCGATGGACTGGCCGATCGTCACGCACGTGCTCGCGCTCGATATCGATCCCGAGGAACGGACGCTTCGAGCCAAGCGACTCGTCGAGGGCAACGTCGACGAAATCGAAACCGTCGAAGCACCCTTGCCCTGTTTCGTCGTCACCGATCCCGAGTTCGAACCGACCTATCGCAAAGCCTCCCACCGGCTGACACGCAAACGGCTCCGGGCGGAGACCGAAGCGCGGGCGGCGGATCACGACGAGCGGTTGACCGTGTGGGACCATACCGACCTGAACCTCGACCCCGACTACATCGGACTCGATGGCTCGCCGACGATCGTCTCCTCGGTCGACCCGATCCCGAAAGCGCCGTCCGAACGGGAGGCGACGATGGTTGATCCCGACGACGAACGCGGGATGGAAGCCGTCCTCGGGGAACTACAGCCGTACGCAACGGGTGATTGA
- a CDS encoding electron transfer flavoprotein subunit alpha/FixB family protein, which produces MSELDPNDHTVDELTERLETIDDEAKLQTILEAEQAGQDRKTAREAIHRRLEAIGEVGGDERDSDGVEEDTETEGEYEETAKDVGEEAAADEGNDEPDDSESEATEDAAEQDDDLSHPTRDKKHVRALEDGEYADMWVFCETQGGELLDVSLEMLGKARELMDQFEADYGDEERVVAFLMGDDCEGLAEECIAYGADVAVYHDDERLERFLHKPYTEIAAHMARGQGTVESTDWRAYDEPRYILFPATNNGRDLSAKVQAELDSGLASDCSDLFIEDEEISNPVKTGEPGIKKTFEKVLHMKRPDFSGFEYSTILCLDNPGREFHPQGASIIPGSFDPIERDPDREGLVVEHDMELEAEWFRVEITESDQLEAGVDLTGHEVIVCLGRGIADDPTEGMQLGLELVDAFDDAALGITRGIVTSSYQFAGHVEQYSNEERQIGETGQVVTPDLYIAAGVSGAVQHKVGMDESDTIIAINTDTDARIRDFSDYFIEGDLFSVLPQLTAAVESGATTLEALADGRGGETDD; this is translated from the coding sequence ATGTCGGAACTGGACCCGAACGATCACACAGTCGACGAACTGACCGAGCGACTCGAGACGATCGACGACGAAGCGAAACTCCAGACGATCCTCGAAGCGGAACAGGCGGGACAGGATCGAAAGACGGCTCGCGAGGCGATCCACCGACGACTCGAGGCGATCGGCGAAGTCGGTGGGGACGAGCGCGACAGTGACGGTGTCGAGGAGGACACGGAGACGGAAGGCGAGTACGAGGAGACGGCCAAAGACGTAGGCGAGGAGGCAGCGGCGGACGAGGGTAATGACGAACCCGACGACTCGGAGTCAGAAGCGACTGAGGACGCTGCCGAACAAGACGACGACCTTTCACATCCAACTCGCGACAAAAAGCACGTCCGGGCGCTCGAGGACGGCGAGTACGCCGACATGTGGGTGTTCTGTGAGACACAGGGCGGCGAGTTGCTCGACGTCTCGCTAGAGATGCTGGGGAAGGCCCGCGAACTGATGGACCAGTTCGAAGCGGACTACGGCGACGAGGAACGCGTCGTCGCGTTTCTGATGGGCGACGACTGCGAGGGACTCGCCGAGGAGTGTATCGCCTACGGTGCCGACGTCGCGGTCTATCACGACGACGAGCGCCTCGAGCGGTTCCTCCACAAACCCTACACCGAGATCGCAGCCCACATGGCCCGCGGGCAGGGGACCGTCGAGAGCACCGACTGGCGGGCGTACGACGAGCCCCGATACATCCTCTTCCCGGCGACGAACAACGGTCGCGACCTCTCGGCGAAGGTGCAGGCCGAACTCGACTCTGGGCTCGCCTCGGACTGTTCGGATCTATTCATCGAGGACGAAGAGATCTCGAATCCGGTCAAAACCGGCGAACCCGGCATCAAGAAGACCTTCGAGAAAGTCCTGCACATGAAGCGGCCGGACTTCTCGGGCTTCGAGTACTCGACGATCCTCTGTCTGGACAACCCCGGCCGGGAGTTCCACCCACAGGGGGCGTCGATCATCCCGGGCAGCTTCGACCCAATCGAGCGCGACCCCGACCGAGAGGGGTTGGTCGTCGAGCACGATATGGAACTCGAGGCGGAGTGGTTCCGCGTCGAAATCACCGAGTCGGACCAACTCGAGGCCGGGGTCGATCTCACCGGCCACGAGGTGATCGTCTGTCTCGGCCGCGGGATCGCCGACGACCCGACCGAGGGCATGCAGCTGGGGCTCGAACTGGTCGATGCTTTCGACGACGCTGCACTCGGTATCACGCGCGGCATCGTCACCTCCTCCTACCAGTTCGCGGGCCACGTCGAACAGTATTCGAACGAGGAGCGCCAGATCGGCGAAACCGGGCAAGTCGTCACGCCCGACCTGTACATCGCCGCCGGCGTGTCGGGGGCCGTCCAGCACAAGGTCGGCATGGACGAATCGGACACGATCATCGCGATCAACACCGACACGGACGCCCGGATCAGGGACTTCAGCGACTACTTCATCGAAGGGGACCTGTTTTCCGTGCTCCCCCAGCTGACTGCGGCAGTCGAATCGGGTGCGACCACGCTCGAGGCGCTCGCAGACGGACGCGGAGGTGAGACCGATGACTGA
- a CDS encoding FAD-dependent monooxygenase yields MTEHEHYEAVVVGCGPGGAAAAARLADHGVETLVLERGTQAGSKNVSGGLIYAEESAPYTIDDLFDGFRHAASERPVTDYYIHNVAGNTVKTFDLTDLHEHDTDWCDAVLRRRMDSWLQKQVHEKTSETGGGVLTNVRVNGLLREHGEIVGVTCDELDPIEADLIVAADGVNSELAREAGLMDWEEPEEWFQGVKAVVDMDPDVIDDRFDIDADEGVAHLFSGDLFSDVRGGGFCYTNEDSLSIGTVFHLDSLVEQQAEPHELLDALLTHPLLAQWLRDEYHEREYAAKLVPDSKKVAHEEPYRDRLVLVGDAAGQMQAQGPIIKGMNHAVAAGALAADAFVVTRGNAHPEAAGRRYAQMLERSGTMAKLRPRRYEVSRSVGERESVTNAVERVLESPIGSLAVGNPLSERLLKRAYNSPFLVSMLPDTKTGYVTLPSIIGEERGRTINWDSEIEPPTLEERIGDLTYDTDVGNPHIELRDESAEASGAAVTACPVSAEDFGGGCYRTERVKTNGTEETLVSLDTQPCVECGTCAIVADTEWEHPRGGKGVEFREG; encoded by the coding sequence ATGACTGAGCACGAACACTACGAGGCCGTCGTCGTCGGCTGTGGGCCCGGCGGCGCCGCGGCCGCCGCCCGACTGGCGGATCACGGCGTCGAGACGCTCGTCCTCGAGCGCGGAACGCAAGCGGGTTCGAAGAACGTCTCCGGCGGGCTCATCTACGCCGAGGAGTCGGCTCCGTACACGATCGACGATCTCTTCGACGGCTTTCGTCACGCGGCGAGCGAACGGCCGGTCACGGATTACTACATCCACAACGTCGCGGGCAACACGGTCAAGACGTTCGATCTGACGGACCTCCACGAGCACGATACGGACTGGTGTGACGCGGTGTTACGGCGGCGGATGGACTCCTGGCTTCAGAAACAAGTCCACGAAAAGACGAGCGAAACCGGTGGCGGCGTCCTGACGAACGTTCGCGTAAACGGCCTGCTCCGAGAGCACGGCGAGATCGTCGGCGTCACCTGCGACGAACTCGACCCCATCGAAGCGGACCTGATCGTCGCCGCCGACGGCGTCAACTCCGAACTCGCCCGCGAGGCGGGCCTGATGGACTGGGAAGAGCCCGAGGAGTGGTTCCAGGGCGTCAAAGCCGTCGTCGATATGGACCCCGACGTGATCGACGACCGGTTCGACATCGACGCGGACGAGGGCGTCGCCCACCTGTTCTCGGGCGATCTCTTCTCCGACGTCCGCGGCGGCGGCTTCTGCTATACGAACGAGGACTCGCTGTCGATCGGGACCGTCTTCCATCTCGACAGTCTCGTCGAACAGCAGGCCGAGCCCCACGAACTGCTCGACGCGTTGCTCACCCATCCCCTGCTGGCCCAGTGGCTCCGCGACGAGTATCACGAACGCGAGTACGCCGCGAAACTCGTTCCCGACTCGAAAAAGGTCGCCCACGAGGAGCCCTACCGCGACCGACTCGTCCTCGTCGGCGACGCTGCCGGCCAGATGCAGGCTCAAGGGCCGATCATCAAGGGGATGAACCACGCCGTCGCCGCCGGCGCGCTCGCCGCCGATGCGTTCGTCGTCACGCGTGGCAACGCCCACCCGGAAGCCGCCGGACGGCGATACGCACAGATGCTCGAGCGATCGGGGACGATGGCAAAACTGCGGCCCCGCCGCTACGAGGTGAGTCGCTCCGTCGGCGAACGCGAGTCGGTGACGAACGCCGTCGAACGGGTCCTAGAGTCGCCGATCGGGTCGCTCGCAGTCGGCAATCCGCTGTCGGAACGCCTGCTGAAGCGGGCGTACAACTCGCCGTTTTTGGTGTCGATGCTCCCCGATACGAAAACCGGTTACGTCACGCTGCCGTCGATCATCGGCGAGGAACGCGGCCGGACGATCAACTGGGACTCCGAGATCGAACCGCCGACACTCGAGGAGCGGATCGGTGACCTCACCTACGACACGGACGTCGGCAACCCGCACATCGAACTCAGAGACGAGTCCGCCGAGGCCAGCGGTGCGGCGGTCACGGCCTGCCCGGTCAGCGCTGAGGACTTCGGCGGCGGCTGCTATCGGACTGAGCGCGTCAAAACGAACGGGACTGAAGAGACGCTCGTCAGCCTCGACACCCAGCCCTGTGTCGAGTGTGGCACCTGTGCGATCGTCGCCGACACCGAGTGGGAACACCCGCGGGGCGGCAAGGGCGTCGAGTTCCGCGAGGGATAG
- the phoU gene encoding phosphate signaling complex protein PhoU, which yields MARKSYQEKLTELREDILYMSEVVMERLRMGLDALEQKDTDLAREVIEGDGEINRMYLDLEQDCIDLLALQQPVASDLRFIAASFKIITDLERIADLAANLGEYTLDAKEDLFPDVDVQEMGELTLAMIEDAMIAYDTEDTEACRELAARDDDLDHFAERASEIVVRDLIERELEAPEEVEALLQDVSRLLLTIRDLERVGDHAVNIAARTLYMVENDDELIY from the coding sequence ATGGCTCGCAAATCATATCAAGAGAAACTCACGGAACTCCGTGAGGATATCCTCTACATGAGTGAAGTCGTCATGGAGCGGCTTCGAATGGGACTCGACGCGTTAGAGCAGAAAGACACCGATCTCGCTCGCGAAGTGATCGAGGGAGACGGCGAAATCAACCGGATGTATCTCGATCTAGAGCAGGATTGCATCGACCTGCTGGCGCTGCAACAGCCGGTCGCGAGCGATCTCCGATTTATCGCTGCCTCGTTCAAGATCATCACCGACCTCGAGCGAATCGCCGATCTCGCGGCCAATCTGGGCGAGTACACGCTCGACGCCAAAGAGGATCTCTTTCCGGACGTCGACGTTCAGGAGATGGGCGAGCTGACGCTGGCGATGATCGAGGACGCGATGATCGCCTACGACACCGAGGATACCGAGGCCTGCCGAGAGCTTGCTGCCCGTGACGACGACCTCGATCACTTCGCTGAACGCGCGAGCGAGATCGTCGTCCGGGACCTGATCGAACGCGAACTCGAAGCACCCGAGGAAGTCGAGGCTCTCTTGCAGGACGTGTCTCGGCTCCTGTTGACGATCCGCGACCTAGAGCGCGTCGGCGACCACGCGGTCAACATCGCGGCGCGGACGCTGTACATGGTCGAAAACGACGACGAACTCATCTACTGA
- the pstB gene encoding phosphate ABC transporter ATP-binding protein PstB translates to MTLSNEQLLSSESESSDDQPAPVSGADGLTDSTDTGEQSTTERTLLEARDLSVYYGEEQALDSVDIEIPEQQVTAVIGPSGCGKSTFLRSINRMNDLVDAAHVDGELVFDGTNVYADDVDPVALRRQIGMVFQSPNPFPKSIRDNVAYGLRVQGKDDGDVDEKVRTALEQAALLEEVEDQLDSSGLDLSGGQQQRLCIARAIAPDPDVILMDEPASALDPVATSKIEDLIEELAEEYTVVIVTHNMQQAARISDKTAVFLTGGELVEFDDTDKIFENPEHDRVEDYITGKFG, encoded by the coding sequence ATGACACTGAGTAACGAACAGTTGCTGTCCTCGGAGTCGGAATCGAGTGACGACCAACCAGCACCGGTATCGGGAGCCGACGGACTCACTGACAGCACCGACACTGGTGAGCAGTCCACAACGGAGCGGACGCTCCTCGAGGCGCGTGATCTGAGCGTCTACTACGGCGAGGAACAGGCCCTCGACAGCGTCGACATCGAGATCCCCGAACAGCAAGTGACGGCGGTCATCGGGCCCTCAGGCTGTGGGAAGTCGACGTTCCTGCGCTCGATCAACCGCATGAACGACCTCGTCGACGCCGCCCACGTCGACGGCGAACTCGTGTTCGACGGCACGAACGTCTACGCCGACGACGTCGATCCGGTCGCCTTACGTCGACAGATCGGGATGGTGTTTCAGTCGCCGAACCCGTTCCCGAAATCGATCCGCGATAACGTCGCCTACGGCCTCCGCGTCCAGGGCAAAGACGACGGCGACGTCGACGAGAAGGTTCGCACGGCACTCGAGCAAGCAGCGTTGCTCGAGGAGGTCGAAGATCAACTCGACTCGAGCGGACTTGACCTCTCGGGCGGACAACAGCAGCGCCTCTGTATCGCTCGTGCGATCGCGCCCGACCCCGACGTGATCCTGATGGACGAACCAGCGTCGGCGCTGGACCCCGTCGCGACCTCGAAGATCGAGGATCTGATCGAGGAGCTCGCCGAGGAGTACACGGTCGTCATCGTCACCCACAACATGCAACAGGCCGCCCGAATCTCCGACAAGACAGCCGTCTTCCTCACCGGCGGCGAACTCGTCGAGTTCGACGACACGGACAAGATCTTCGAAAACCCCGAACACGACCGCGTCGAAGACTACATCACCGGTAAGTTCGGCTGA